From Kiloniellales bacterium, the proteins below share one genomic window:
- the msrB gene encoding peptide-methionine (R)-S-oxide reductase MsrB yields the protein MADVDKWRALSKRDWEGRLTADQFHILREEGTEPAYSSSLNDEKRSGTFHCAGCELPLFSSKTKYDSGTGWPSFWAPINETHVATSLDFRLILPRTEIHCARCLGHLGHVFEDGPAPTGLRYCINGLALIFRPEA from the coding sequence CTGGCGGACGTCGACAAGTGGCGGGCGCTCTCGAAGCGCGATTGGGAGGGTCGCCTCACAGCCGATCAGTTCCATATCCTTCGCGAGGAGGGGACCGAACCCGCGTACAGCAGCTCACTCAACGACGAAAAGCGCAGTGGGACATTTCATTGTGCCGGCTGCGAGCTGCCGCTCTTTTCGAGCAAGACAAAGTACGACAGTGGGACGGGCTGGCCGAGCTTCTGGGCTCCGATCAACGAAACTCACGTTGCCACGAGTTTGGATTTCCGTTTGATCCTGCCACGCACCGAAATCCACTGCGCCCGCTGTCTCGGCCATCTCGGTCACGTCTTCGAGGATGGACCAGCCCCCACCGGTCTCCGCTACTGTATCAACGGTCTCGCTCTCATCTTTCGCCCCGAGGCCTAG